A region from the Antennarius striatus isolate MH-2024 chromosome 22, ASM4005453v1, whole genome shotgun sequence genome encodes:
- the ckap4 gene encoding cytoskeleton-associated protein 4, whose protein sequence is MTAKNRQKNSSSEKSAPSSHDDAPKKSQKSNGVSGSGPQGSRSGSCLGLLASVVFYIGLIGAVGFAAFYLQQVVEEIRQTGIRQEESARQNAELAAKMESVVQQVESLKSVVDGLESSLGITRVELEGSVSRMKRGEVETRRVDEALQNLQNDLLRDLSEGINEVKESREKDFSSLEKAVEDRLTEVSQSIKASVAEFTETQGEAQSQLAELKSRLSDLEDPVLLKQELSAIVDTVAEIKMAKEASDTSSESLREQIGTVRAELQTRNQEVASLSQEVETVRLLVQDTVGRLKQSLSAAEASVQALKDKSMTLEHDVTQAVDTVRHMEQQTNEAAAQGKKQSDELEARVKASEESGDSLSALVSDINVRVEALRYKCDAYESSLAAQGQVIETAKSKLEQEVEALKSSSVELQSHMAELSSKDWDQQVKGLEEKLIALEDKSSKEPEQLQSLRSLIAGLESKAAKLEGHDQAISSLQEAVQKTTRTLEDISKASDK, encoded by the exons ATGACCGCTAAAAACCGGCAGAAGAACAGCTCCAGCGAGAAGAGCGCTCCATCCAGCCACGATGATGCGCCCAAGAAAAGCCAAAAGAGCAACGGAGTGAGCGGCTCCGGGCCCCAGGGGTCACGATCAGGAAGCTGCCTCGGTCTCCTAGCGTCCGTAGTTTTTTATATTGGGTTAATAGGCGCTGTAGGGTTTGCTGCTTTTTATTTGCAGCAAGTCGTGGAGGAAATTCGGCAGACTGGCATCAGGCAAGAGGAGAGCGCACGACAGAACGCAGAGCTGGCTGCAAAAATGGAGAGCGTCGTTCAACAG GTAGAGTCCCTGAAGAGTGTTGTGGATGGGCTGGAGTCATCACTGGGCATCACAAGGGTGGAGCTGGAGGGGTCCGTCAGCAGGATGAAGAGGGGCGAGGTGGAGACGAGGAGGGTGGATGAGGCCCTCCAGAACCTGCAGAATGATCTCCTCAGGGATCTCTCAGAAGGAATCAATGAGGTGAAGGAGTCACGAGAGAAAGATTTCTCTTCTTTGGAGAAGGCTGTCGAGGACCGTCTGACTGAGGTGAGTCAGTCCATCAAGGCCAGCGTGGCGGAGTTCACCGAAACTCAAGGCGAGGCGCAAAGTCAGCTGGCTGAGCTCAAGTCCCGGCTGAGTGACCTGGAAGACCCAGTGCTGCTCAAACAGGAGCTCTCCGCCATCGTTGATACTGTGGCTGAAATCAAGATGGCCAAAGAGGCGTCTGACACCTCATCTGAATCACTCAGGGAGCAGATTGGCACTGTGAGGGCAGAGCTCCAGACTCGTAACCAGGAAGTCGCCTCGCTGTCCCAGGAAGTTGAAACAGTGAGGTTGTTAGTGCAAGACACTGTTGGGAGACTGAAGCAGTCGCTCTCTGCAGCAGAGGCCAGCGTCCAAGCTTTGAAGGACAAAAGCATGACACTGGAACACGATGTGACGCAGGCCGTGGACACCGTTCGCCATATGGAGCAGCAGACCAATGAAGCGGCTGCTCAGGGCAAGAAACAGTCAGATGAGCTGGAAGCCAGAGTTAAAGCATCAGAGGAGAGTGGAGATTCACTGTCGGCATTGGTGTCAGACATCAACGTCAGGGTGGAGGCACTCCGTTACAAATGCGACGCCTATGAAAGCTCGCTGGCAGCACAGGGTCAGGTTATAGAGACGGCCAAAAGCAAACTGGAGCAGGAAGTAGAGGCACTTAAAAGCAGCTCTGTTGAACTCCAGTCACATATGGCTGAGCTGTCATCAAAAGACTGGGATCAGCAGGTGAAGGGTTTGGAGGAGAAGCTCATTGCTTTGGAGGACAAGAGCAGCAAAGAGCCAGAGCAGCTGCAGAGCTTAAGAAGTCTGATAGCCGGTTTGGAATCCAAAGCAGCCAAGCTAGAAGGCCATGATCAGGCCATTTCCTCTCTCCAGGAAGCTGTGCAGAAGACCACGCGGACATTGGAGGACATATCCAAAGCCAGTGACAAGTAG
- the ikbip gene encoding inhibitor of nuclear factor kappa-B kinase-interacting protein isoform X1: protein MPTEVKQRKKSQKQSDEPETSDVNGTDETQNVKTVPENNVGANKMSLDMRSLLCFLSLAACGALSWLVQLQNEKFSEIEEKYNFLHGKTSNLFEMEEQVLKVYKKLAASEDDLQKALSTVSLAKQLQQDISSLYSAVMEIQAEEKSASSDLQTVNNRFLNVTETWQERLSGITSDLATLKAESRDAHVGATERVNEAERRARLLAERLKELEDSTKRNARVMERTEEDDAKRTQAQLDWNTKQIHHLEEQISTVRKREAELSSQLQEHIPRAQECEEHLPQVEEAVRSILRLGVDLSGMEKHLEEITLQVFGTEDSMLKALNEILELRRELDTLQAKNSILKMKNELSVVKEAVRELTMVLRENSLDNQKNSEDLEEEEEPRDYEEDEEWESSDGVESNQPPHDDVTE from the exons ATGCCGACTGAAGtaaaacagagaaagaagtcacaaaaacaaagtgatgaACCCGAAACGTCGGATGTAAACGGAACAGACGAAACGCAAAACGTGAAGACGGTCCCAGAAAACAACGTAGGAGCAAATAAAATGAGTCTGGACATGAGAAGTCTCCTGTGCTTTCTGTCGTTGGCAGCGTGCGGGGCTCTGAGTTG GCTGGTGCAACTGCAAAACGAGAAATTTTCCGAAATTGAAGAAAAGTACAACTTTCTACACGGAAAAACTTCAAATCTGTTCGAGATGGAGGAACAAGTGCTAAAAGTTTATAAAAAG CTTGCTGCCTCTGAAGATGACCTACAGAAAGCACTCTCTACCGTCTCCTTGgcaaagcagctccagcaggaCATCTCCAGCCTCTACTCTGCTGTGATGGAGATACAAGCTGAGGAAAAGTCTGCCTCCAGTGACCTGCAGACGGTCAACAATCGCTTCCTCAATGTGACGGAGACCTGGCAGGAGCGACTATCCGGCATCACCTCTGACTTGGCTACCCTCAAGGCCGAGTCCCGGGATGCTCACGTCGGAGCCACGGAGCGGGTGAATGAAGCCGAGCGAAGGGCCCGGCTGCTGGCAGAGAggctgaaggagctggaggacagCACCAAAAGGAATGCCCGGGTTATGGAGCGGACAGAGGAAGATGACGCTAAGCGAACGCAGGCCCAGCTGGACTGGAACACCAAGCAGATTCACCACCTCGAGGAGCAAATCAGCACCGtgagaaagagggaggctgagCTCAGCTCTCAGCTCCAGGAGCACATCCCCCGGGCGCAGGAGTGTGAGGAACACCTGCCGCAAGTAGAGGAAGCGGTGCGCTCCATCCTAAGGCTCGGGGTCGATCTGAGCGGAATGGAGAAACATTTGGAAGAGATCACACTGCAGGTGTTTGGGACGGAGGACAGCATGCTGAAAGCACTGAATGAAATCCTGGAACTCAGACGGGAGCTGGACACCCTTCAGGCAAAAAACAGCATCCTGAAGATGAAGAACGAGTTGTCGGTGGTGAAGGAGGCGGTCCGTGAACTCACCATGGTGCTGAGGGAAAACAGCCTCGACAATCAAAAGAACTCTGaagacctggaggaggaagaggaaccgAGGGACtatgaggaggacgaggagtgGGAGAGCAGCGACGGTGTAGAGTCAAATCAACCCcctcatgatgatgtcactgaatga
- the ikbip gene encoding inhibitor of nuclear factor kappa-B kinase-interacting protein isoform X2, giving the protein MPTEVKQRKKSQKQSDEPETSDVNGTDETQNVKTVPENNVGANKMSLDMRSLLCFLSLAACGALSWLVQLQNEKFSEIEEKYNFLHGKTSNLFEMEEQVLKVYKKCESLQPMLESVIGQQTALQPQLEGFEQDVTRLKDWVSGLTEKRVQLQTSLTELRGAVGQIEDRTSAIAKDFANKVASVKTDVRRMGGLQSELESLLTQVGELEDKTTQVEQSMIKRIGDVLASSIDRVSNVRAASERNTQAIEKLRRRIPELTAADDQISERLTELEEGRARIIRTVTFANDLKPRVFTIKRDFGAFEPQLSDLTLRIGRLAEDLTKREQEIAEIRQTLANLTAVEGDLSITSKQVSEIGDISDIGEMPT; this is encoded by the exons ATGCCGACTGAAGtaaaacagagaaagaagtcacaaaaacaaagtgatgaACCCGAAACGTCGGATGTAAACGGAACAGACGAAACGCAAAACGTGAAGACGGTCCCAGAAAACAACGTAGGAGCAAATAAAATGAGTCTGGACATGAGAAGTCTCCTGTGCTTTCTGTCGTTGGCAGCGTGCGGGGCTCTGAGTTG GCTGGTGCAACTGCAAAACGAGAAATTTTCCGAAATTGAAGAAAAGTACAACTTTCTACACGGAAAAACTTCAAATCTGTTCGAGATGGAGGAACAAGTGCTAAAAGTTTATAAAAAG TGTGAGAGCCTGCAGCCGATGCTGGAGAGTGTCATTGGGCAGCAGACGGCACTGCAGCCTCAGCTGGAGGGTTTTGAACAGGACGTGACCCGGCTGAAGGACTGGGTGTCTGGCCTGACTGAGAAACGAGTTCAGCTTCAGACCAGCCTGACCGAGCTGAGAGGCGCCGTGGGACAGATCGAAGACCGCACTTCAGCCATTGCAAAGGACTTTGCCAATAAG GTGGCGTCAGTGAAGACAGATGTGCGCAGAATGGGCGGCCTGCAGTCTGAGCTGGAGTCTCTGCTGACTCAGGTGGGGGAGCTGGAGGATAAGACCACTCAGGTGGAGCAAAGTATGATCAAGCGCATCGGGGATGTTCTAGCAAGCAGCATTGACAGAGTCTCAAATGTCCGCGCTGCATCTGAACGCAACACTCAGGCCATCGAGAAGCTCCGCAGACGCATCCCTGAACTCACAGCGGCTGACGACCAGATCTCTGAGCGTTTGACGGAGCTGGAAGAAGGAAGAGCTCGAATTATCAGGACGGTGACCTTTGCCAATGACCTCAAACCAAGGGTTTTCACCATTAAGAGGGACTTTGGGGCGTTTGAGCCTCAGCTGTCGGACCTGACTCTGCGAATAGGAAGACTTGCAGAGGACCTTACCAAGAGAGAGCAGGAGATCGCTGAGATTAGACAGACACTAGCTAACCTCACTGCTGTAGAGGGAGATTTAAGTATTACCAGTAAACAGGTTAGTGAAATAGGAGACATATCTGATATTGGAGAGATGCCAACATGA